In one Cyprinus carpio isolate SPL01 chromosome B2, ASM1834038v1, whole genome shotgun sequence genomic region, the following are encoded:
- the pter gene encoding phosphotriesterase-related protein: MPEQSGKVQTVLGLIEPDQLGRTMTHEHLTMTFECSHVPPASGDEGLAAAPIEMKHLHWLQQNPYSHHENLLLNQEIEAVKEELLCYRKAGGGSIVENTTTGITRNLPVLRQLAKETGVHIIAGAGYYVDVTHSDETRKMTVEKLTDIIVNEILHGADGTDIRCGVIGEIGTSWPITESEKKVLRATAHAQTQLGCPVIIHPGRNKAAPGEAIRILQEAGGDISKTVMSHLDRSIYDPRELLEFAKMGSYLEYDLFGTEVLNYQFNLDVDMLSDSQRVQTLAFLIREGYEDRILIAHDIHTKHRLTKYGGHGFSHILKNIVPKMLSRGITQNQVDKILIENPKQWLTFK, encoded by the exons ATGCCTGAACAAAGCGGTAAGGTCCAGACGGTGCTGGGTCTGATTGAACCCGATCAGCTGGGCCGCACCATGACCCACGAACACCTTACAATGACGTTTGAGTGCAGCCATGTTCCCCCAGCATCTGGAGACGAGGGCCTTGCCGCAGCTCCCATTGAGATGAAGCATCTTCACTGGTTGCAGCAGAATCCATACAGCCACCATGAGAACCTGCTGCTGAATCAAGAGATCGAGGCGGTGAAGGAAGAGCTGTTGTGTTACCGTAAAGCAGGAGGAGGATCCATAGTGGAGAACACCACCACGGGCATCACCCGAAATCTGCCCGTTTTGCGGCAGCTGGCCAAAGAGACGGGTGTGCATATCATAGCTGGAGCGGGGTACTACGTGGACGTGACTCACTCTGATGAGACAAGAAAAATGACCGTTgagaag CTAACTGATATCATTGTCAATGAGATTCTCCATGGCGCAGACGGTACAGATATCCGCTGTGGTGTGATTGGAGAGATCGGTACGAGCTGGCCAATCACAGAGAGCGAGAAGAAGGTCCTGCGAGCCACCGCTCACGCTCAGACTCAGCTCGGCTGCCCGGTTATCATCCACCCCGGACGAAACAAAGCCGCTCCTGGGGAGGCCATCCGCATTCTGCAAGAAGCAGGTGGAGATATCTCCAAAACAGTCATGTCTCATCTTGACAG GAGCATATATGATCCACGAGAATTGCTGGAGTTCGCAAAGATGGGGAGCTACCTTGAATATGACCTCTTTGGCACAGAGGTGCTGAATTATCAGTTTAACCTTGATGTTGACATGCTTAGCGACAGCCAGAGAGTTCAGAC CTTGGCTTTCCTGATCAGAGAAGGTTATGAAGACAGAATCCTCATTGCCCATGATATCCACACCAAGCACCGACTGACCAAGTATGGCGGTCATGGCTTCTCCCACATCCTGAAGAATATTGTTCCCAAAATGCTGTCTCGAGGTATCACTCAGAACCAGGTGGACAAAATACTGATAGAGAATCCTAAACAATGGCTGACATTTAAATAA
- the c1ql3b gene encoding complement C1q-like protein 3b, whose amino-acid sequence MVLVLVILIPVLVSAAGSDPRYEMLGGCRMVCDPYGTKSPSSAPTDNRLVQSPPTFIRGSKGESGRSGRIGPRGQPGPPGPPGPPGPPGVIGEPGPPGLPGSPGVTGVISAATYSTVPKIAFYAGLKKQHEGYEVLKFDDVVTNLGNHYDPSSGKFTCSIPGIYFFVYHVLMRGGDGTSMWADLCKNNQVRASAIAQDADQNYDYASNSVILHLEPGDEIYIKLDGGKAHGGNNNKYSTFSGFMVYAD is encoded by the exons ATGGTGCTGGTGCTGGTCATTCTCATCCCGGTGCTGGTCAGCGCGGCGGGATCTGACCCGCGCTACGAGATGCTCGGCGGTTGCCGCATGGTGTGCGATCCGTACGGAACGAAGTCTCCATCATCAGCACCGACAGATAACCGCTTGGTTCAGTCCCCACCAACTTTCATTCGCGGTTCGAAAGGAGAGTCAGGGCGCTCGGGACGGATCGGTCCGAGGGGTCAGCCGGGACCGCCAGGTCCACCCGGACCTCCAGGTCCCCCCGGGGTCATAGGAGAACCGGGGCCACCAGGATTACCCGGTTCGCCCGGGGTCACCGGTGTCATAAGCGCGGCGACGTACAGCACCGTACCAAAAATCGCCTTCTACGCGGGACTCAAGAAGCAACACGAGGGTTACGAGGTGCTGAAGTTTGACGATGTGGTCACTAACTTGGGCAACCACTATGACCCCTCGAGCGGTAAATTCACCTGCTCCATCCCGGGGATCTATTTTTTCGTGTATCACGTATTAATGAGAGGTGGTGACGGGACCAGCATGTGGGCTGATCTGTGCAAGAATAACCAG GTGCGTGCAAGTGCAATAGCGCAGGATGCAGATCAGAACTATGACTACGCCAGCAACAGTGTGATTTTACACCTGGAGCCTGGAGATGAGATCTACATTAAACTAGATGGAGGCAAAGCGCACGGgggaaacaacaacaaatacagcaCATTTTCAGGCTTCATGGTCTACGCCGATTAA
- the gpt gene encoding alanine aminotransferase 2-like isoform X4 translates to MGQRPITFFRQVMALCTYPQLLDDNKFPEDAKNRARRILQSCGGNSIGAYTTSQGIDCVRHDVANYIQRRDGGIPSDPDNIYLTTGASDGIVTILKLLTAGEGRTRTGVMISIPQYPLYSASIAELGAVQINYYLNEEKCWSLDISELQRSLQAAREHCDPRVLCIINPGNPTGQVQSRQCIEDVIRFAVKENLFLMADEVYQDNVYAEGCEFHSFKKVLFEMGPEYSSKVELASFHSTSKCFMGECGFRGGYMEVINMDPEVKAQLTKLVSVRLCPPAPGQALMDLVVNSPQPGEPSYQTFIKERTDVLSALAEKAKLTEEILNTVPGISCNPVQGAMYSFPRITLPERAINEAKAKGQAPDMFYCMKLLEETGICLVPGSGFGQREGTYHFRMTILPPTDKLKIMLNKLKEFHQKFTQQYS, encoded by the exons GTCATGGCGTTGTGTACTTATCCACAACTGCTTGATGACAACAAGTTTCCAGAAGATGCCAAAAATCGAGCGAGGCGTATTTTGCAATCATGTGGAGGAAACAGCATCG GTGCGTACACAACCAGTCAGGGCATTGATTGTGTGAGGCACGATGTTGCAAACTACATACAGCGTCGTGACGGCGGTATTCCGTCTGATCCTGATAACATCTACCTCACGACGGGAGCCAGTGACGGCATTGTG ACCATACTAAAGCTGTTGACCGCTGGGGAGGGTCGTACAAGGACGGGGGTCATGATCTCTATTCCTCAGTACCCTCTTTACTCCGCATCTATAGCAGAGCTGGGTGCTGTTCAGATCAATTACTACTTGAATGAGGAGAAGTGCTGGAGTCTAGACATTAGTGAGCTACAGCGCTCTCTACAGGCAGCCAGGGAGCATTGCGACCCCCGTGTACTGTGTATCATCAACCCCGGCAACCCCACAG GTCAGGTACAAAGCAGACAATGTATTGAAGATGTAATCCGATTTGCAGTCAAAGAAAACCTCTTCCTAATGGCTGATGAG GTATATCAGGATAATGTGTATGCAGAGGGCTGTGAGTTTCACTCCTTCAAGAAAGTGCTGTTTGAGATGGGTCCAGAGTATTCAAGCAAAGTTGAGCTGGCATCATTCCACTCCACCTCTAAGTGCTTCATGGGAGA aTGTGGTTTTCGAGGGGGATACATGGAGGTCATCAACATGGACCCAGAGGTGAAGGCTCAGCTCACCAAGCTGGTCTCAGTGCGTCTGTGCCCTCCTGCACCGGGACAAGCCCTCATGGATCTGGTGGTCAACTCCCCTCAACCTGGAGAACCCTCCTACCAAACCTTCATCAAG GAACGAACAGACGTTCTGAGTGCCTTGGCTGAAAAAGCCAAACTGACCGAAGAGATTCTGAATACAGTGCCAGGCATCAGCTGTAACCCTGTGCAGGGAGCCATGTACTCTTTCCCCCGTATCACTCTACCTGAGCGCGCCATCAACGAAGCCAAG gCAAAGGGTCAGGCTCCAGACATGTTCTACTGCATGAAACTTCTGGAGGAGACCGGGATCTGTCTCGTTCCTGGCAGTGGTTTTGGTCAACGAGAAGGCACTTATcacttcag GATGACCATCCTTCCTCCGACAGATAAGCTCAAGATTATGCTCAACAAACTGAAGGAATTCCATCAGAAATTCACCCAGCAGTATTCTTGA